A part of Streptomyces sp. DSM 40750 genomic DNA contains:
- a CDS encoding NAD-dependent epimerase, with the protein MKSHVIVGRGAAASKTALLLAEDGERVQMISRTGGGPEHPLIDKVAADATDTDRLTDLTEGADTLFTTAAPPYHLWPEQFPALSASLLSAVKRTGVAYVMLGNHYAYGPVSGPITPALPLAATGPKGRTRARVWEEAAASGVKVTEVRAAQFYGSGAVSVFSLMVQRQVMEGTLALVPQELDVPHSYSAIGDTARTLVAASRNEQAYGRAWHVPTSTLSVRQLAVRLAELAGAPEPRIEEMTERDLTLLAFTEPFWAEMHEVLTKPGDPFVIDYSETEKILGMSATPVDDVLREVI; encoded by the coding sequence ATGAAATCTCATGTGATCGTGGGTCGCGGGGCCGCCGCGTCGAAGACCGCTCTGCTGCTGGCTGAGGACGGCGAGCGGGTTCAAATGATCAGCCGGACCGGCGGCGGACCCGAGCACCCGCTCATCGACAAGGTCGCCGCTGACGCGACCGACACCGATCGGCTCACCGACCTGACCGAGGGGGCGGACACGCTGTTCACCACCGCCGCGCCGCCGTACCACCTCTGGCCCGAGCAGTTTCCGGCCTTGTCGGCGTCGCTCCTCAGCGCGGTGAAGCGGACCGGTGTCGCGTACGTGATGCTCGGAAACCACTACGCGTATGGGCCGGTGAGCGGGCCGATAACGCCGGCCCTCCCCTTGGCCGCGACCGGCCCCAAGGGGCGGACCAGGGCGCGGGTATGGGAGGAGGCCGCCGCCTCAGGGGTGAAGGTCACCGAGGTGCGGGCTGCCCAGTTCTACGGCTCCGGCGCCGTCTCGGTGTTCAGTCTCATGGTGCAACGGCAGGTCATGGAGGGCACGCTGGCCCTGGTGCCACAAGAACTCGACGTGCCGCACAGTTACTCGGCGATCGGTGACACCGCGCGCACGCTGGTCGCCGCGAGCCGCAACGAGCAGGCGTACGGCCGAGCCTGGCACGTACCCACCTCGACCCTGTCGGTGCGGCAACTGGCCGTGCGACTTGCCGAACTCGCGGGGGCACCGGAACCGCGGATCGAAGAGATGACCGAACGCGATCTGACCCTGCTCGCGTTCACCGAGCCGTTCTGGGCGGAAATGCACGAAGTGCTCACCAAGCCGGGTGACCCGTTCGTCATCGACTACTCCGAGACCGAGAAGATCCTCGGTATGAGCGCCACTCCGGTGGACGACGTGCT
- a CDS encoding GlxA family transcriptional regulator — translation MHRVTSVIVPPVLSFDVSIPLMVFNSVPDYDVRICAARPGPMPTVGGPDIVVLDGLDAVEGADTVIAVGSGGEQAPTEVLDALRKAAAAGARIASLCTGAFVLAQTGLLDGLRATTHWGLADDLATRFPSIDVQPDLLFVEDGGIFTSAGAAAAIDLCLHLVRIDYGAAVANTAARLAVVPPVRPGGQSQFIQTPLPPERGTSLAPTRVWALEHLDRPLTLTDLAGHARTSMRTLTRRFHAETGLSPLQWLLHRRIDRAKELLETTELPMNQVAQNSGLGSADSLRKHMVGRVGLTPTAYRASFNRAPTGASR, via the coding sequence ATGCACCGCGTCACCTCAGTCATCGTGCCGCCCGTGCTGAGCTTCGACGTCTCGATCCCGCTGATGGTGTTCAACAGCGTCCCGGACTACGACGTGCGCATCTGCGCGGCGCGGCCCGGCCCGATGCCTACCGTCGGCGGCCCCGACATCGTGGTGCTGGACGGCCTGGACGCGGTCGAGGGCGCCGACACGGTGATCGCCGTCGGCAGTGGCGGCGAGCAGGCCCCCACGGAAGTCCTTGACGCCCTGCGGAAAGCCGCGGCCGCCGGCGCGCGGATCGCCTCCCTGTGTACGGGTGCCTTCGTACTGGCCCAGACCGGCCTGCTCGACGGGCTCCGCGCCACGACCCACTGGGGGCTGGCCGACGACCTCGCCACTCGCTTCCCGTCCATTGATGTGCAGCCCGACCTCCTCTTCGTCGAGGACGGCGGCATCTTCACCTCTGCGGGCGCAGCCGCCGCCATCGACCTGTGCCTGCATCTGGTCAGAATCGACTACGGCGCGGCGGTCGCCAACACGGCCGCGCGGCTCGCGGTCGTCCCTCCCGTACGGCCGGGCGGCCAGTCCCAATTCATCCAGACGCCGCTACCGCCGGAACGCGGCACCTCGCTCGCCCCCACACGCGTCTGGGCGCTCGAACACCTCGATCGCCCGCTCACCCTCACCGACCTGGCCGGTCACGCCAGGACGAGCATGCGCACCCTCACCCGGCGCTTCCACGCAGAGACCGGGCTGAGCCCGCTCCAATGGTTGCTCCACCGGCGCATCGACCGGGCCAAAGAACTGCTGGAGACGACCGAACTGCCCATGAACCAGGTAGCCCAGAACAGCGGCCTGGGCAGCGCTGACTCCCTCCGCAAGCACATGGTCGGCCGGGTCGGCCTCACTCCCACGGCCTATCGCGCGAGCTTCAACCGAGCGCCCACTGGTGCCTCCCGCTGA
- a CDS encoding MFS transporter → MTIERRRALIGVNAGIFLAHIGNFIWFPVLVASLGGTDSGFWAGVVMCMTYVGRLAATFFYEGVAARIGIRGAVFAGTAMEAVALGLMGFGSGVVVYSALAFFIGLGSGTAFPGLKNILVSYPDEERPKAFSTFQMSAQVGLFGGALVGGLLADVDLRTLFSVVFAIFIGFCLASSAFIPRDGFGEPPTKEHKPPLSTAVFKGIEVRGATRYFLLSAVFWFLSIGFMVGIPLHMEEYAAGWAPSSPFWITGLAVLILQYPLFKFLIKHLRPGAVMALGLAGMTVAFTAFGAGRTAPWVVVGCLTVVLGEILFVPSFDIWVARKVPADRLAKAMGAMHFFRSAGNMVGSLLAGILFDLALSWDVPGANWYVAAAIAAACGFICLFSGDEGTAEETTGTAAEEERAEAPA, encoded by the coding sequence GTGACCATCGAACGCAGGCGGGCGCTGATCGGCGTGAACGCCGGCATCTTCCTCGCCCACATCGGGAACTTCATCTGGTTCCCCGTCCTCGTCGCCTCCCTCGGCGGCACCGACAGCGGCTTCTGGGCCGGTGTCGTGATGTGCATGACGTATGTCGGCCGTCTCGCCGCCACCTTCTTCTACGAGGGGGTCGCCGCCCGGATCGGCATCCGCGGCGCGGTGTTCGCGGGCACCGCCATGGAGGCGGTCGCGCTGGGCCTGATGGGCTTCGGCAGCGGCGTCGTCGTCTACTCCGCGCTCGCCTTCTTCATCGGCCTCGGCTCCGGCACCGCATTCCCCGGCCTGAAGAACATCCTCGTCTCGTACCCCGACGAGGAGCGCCCGAAGGCCTTCTCCACCTTCCAGATGTCCGCCCAGGTGGGCCTCTTCGGCGGCGCGCTGGTCGGCGGCCTCCTCGCCGACGTCGACCTGCGCACGCTCTTCTCGGTCGTCTTCGCCATCTTCATCGGCTTCTGCCTGGCGTCGTCGGCGTTCATCCCGAGGGACGGCTTCGGGGAGCCGCCCACCAAGGAGCACAAGCCCCCGCTGAGCACGGCGGTCTTCAAGGGCATCGAGGTCCGCGGCGCCACCCGCTACTTCCTCCTCTCCGCCGTCTTCTGGTTCCTCTCCATCGGCTTCATGGTCGGCATCCCGCTGCACATGGAGGAGTACGCGGCGGGCTGGGCCCCCTCGTCCCCCTTCTGGATCACGGGCCTGGCCGTCCTGATCCTCCAGTACCCCCTGTTCAAGTTCCTGATCAAGCACCTGCGCCCCGGCGCGGTGATGGCGCTGGGCCTGGCCGGCATGACGGTCGCCTTCACGGCCTTCGGCGCGGGCCGCACGGCCCCCTGGGTGGTCGTCGGCTGCCTCACCGTCGTCCTGGGCGAGATCCTCTTCGTCCCGTCGTTCGACATCTGGGTCGCCCGCAAGGTCCCCGCGGACCGTCTCGCCAAGGCCATGGGCGCCATGCATTTCTTCCGCAGCGCCGGCAACATGGTCGGCTCCCTCCTCGCCGGCATCCTCTTCGACCTGGCCCTCTCCTGGGACGTTCCCGGCGCCAACTGGTACGTCGCCGCCGCGATCGCCGCGGCCTGCGGGTTCATCTGCCTGTTCAGCGGGGACGAGGGCACCGCTGAGGAGACCACCGGCACGGCGGCCGAGGAGGAGCGGGCGGAGGCCCCGGCGTAG
- a CDS encoding hydrolase, translating to MTQALRGQEETVTLHGVAVPALDPEALYDVTTENGLFTAFTRVGPRQGGEHELWPGYTESHAHVSLPANWDDTVEDPRIVALQYLYHGVTHVVDMFGFPLVADAWAAGRAASPWPYPEITHCGYAVTATTDAVGRTGHGVEFPAPVYMLAVESDLDHALRANAERGGTFLKVMFTDGTEQPGSPVRFSRLSERVLRFTARMAAERGVTAVIDCNTLQETRWAYECGFRLFAHTVRDRTLDEVDWKEFEGARFVSTLAGLRPMIMTGEEFLAEYGREGFAETQDVRNLDFVKGIEKPYGIEYGVQETRTAALGDMRRNALAALSRGDLLVGTDSGNTGAYHGYSLLSELDLLRGDDASLDGPLRHQATVGGRRYFDELSGDTSGAHPLRVGAAATYNLLHASAPDRALSALPARTVVGGVEIDRPALARAIADLRARTATTDPKGNAA from the coding sequence ATGACCCAGGCCCTCCGCGGCCAGGAGGAGACGGTCACCCTGCACGGGGTGGCCGTCCCGGCCCTCGACCCCGAGGCGCTGTACGACGTCACGACGGAGAACGGCCTCTTCACCGCCTTCACGAGGGTCGGCCCCCGGCAGGGCGGCGAGCACGAACTCTGGCCCGGCTACACCGAGAGCCACGCCCACGTCTCGCTCCCCGCGAACTGGGACGACACGGTCGAGGACCCCCGGATCGTGGCCCTCCAGTACCTCTACCACGGGGTCACCCACGTGGTGGACATGTTCGGTTTCCCGCTGGTCGCCGACGCCTGGGCGGCCGGCCGGGCGGCCTCCCCGTGGCCGTACCCCGAGATCACGCACTGCGGCTACGCGGTGACGGCGACGACCGACGCCGTCGGCCGCACCGGCCACGGCGTCGAGTTCCCGGCCCCGGTGTACATGCTGGCCGTCGAGTCCGACCTGGACCACGCCCTGCGCGCCAACGCCGAACGCGGCGGCACCTTCCTGAAGGTGATGTTCACCGACGGCACGGAACAGCCGGGCAGCCCGGTGCGGTTCTCCCGACTGTCGGAGCGGGTGCTGCGCTTCACCGCCCGGATGGCCGCCGAGCGCGGCGTCACGGCGGTCATCGACTGCAACACCCTCCAGGAGACCCGCTGGGCGTACGAGTGCGGCTTCCGCCTCTTCGCCCACACCGTGCGCGACCGCACCCTCGACGAGGTCGACTGGAAGGAGTTCGAGGGGGCGCGCTTCGTCTCGACGCTCGCCGGGCTCCGGCCGATGATCATGACGGGGGAGGAGTTCCTCGCCGAGTACGGCCGCGAGGGCTTCGCCGAGACCCAGGACGTCCGCAACCTCGACTTCGTCAAGGGCATCGAGAAGCCCTACGGCATCGAGTACGGCGTCCAGGAGACCCGCACCGCCGCACTCGGCGACATGCGGCGCAACGCCCTGGCCGCGCTGAGCCGTGGCGACCTCCTGGTCGGCACCGACTCGGGCAACACCGGCGCGTACCACGGCTATTCGCTGCTCAGCGAGCTGGACCTGCTCCGCGGCGACGACGCGTCGCTCGACGGCCCTCTGCGGCACCAGGCCACGGTCGGCGGCCGCCGCTACTTCGACGAGCTGAGCGGCGACACCTCGGGCGCGCACCCGCTGCGGGTGGGTGCCGCCGCCACGTACAACCTGCTGCACGCATCCGCCCCCGACCGCGCGCTGTCGGCCCTGCCCGCCAGGACGGTCGTCGGGGGCGTCGAGATCGACCGCCCGGCTCTCGCCCGCGCCATAGCGGACCTGCGCGCTCGTACCGCCACCACTGATCCGAAGGGAAACGCCGCGTGA
- a CDS encoding ATP-grasp domain-containing protein, with protein sequence MHILMIECNPNGMAGIANALDLGHDVTLVSVDPDFYLAVSPLTEAAYAHPNCTVIKSEKAFSIEELTALAREVHAERPVHGVTTYSEYHTVHTAAVAEALGLPGMSVDGARNARHKHLTRLTLDGKGIRQPRFAHVSDPTKVEAAVREIGFPCVVKPSDGTASLHVLHLKDEDDLTAYLAELAEVVDYGRGVVRIPDILIEEFVTGELISVESCVLGEGEVVNLGLTDRPLSGFPHFIEMGATYFTGHPLQDELFEMTTKVLNELGVDFGFIHTEFLLGPDGPVLCEVNGRLIGGIVPSLMQISSGVDAYLEVIRQALGERPELPFPGETIAGGHWFGSPVAGTVESIGFDGLKDLPGFHSALAYKKPGVEVGRLSKSNFDWIGHIIFTGADRDEVNKRNEEALDAIDLRLKVEVAR encoded by the coding sequence ATGCACATCCTCATGATCGAATGCAACCCGAACGGCATGGCCGGCATCGCCAACGCCCTCGACCTCGGCCACGACGTCACCCTCGTCTCGGTCGACCCCGACTTCTACCTCGCCGTCTCCCCGCTCACGGAGGCCGCGTACGCGCACCCCAACTGCACCGTCATCAAGAGCGAGAAGGCCTTCTCCATCGAGGAGCTGACGGCCCTGGCCCGCGAGGTCCACGCCGAGCGCCCGGTGCACGGGGTGACCACGTACAGCGAGTACCACACGGTCCACACCGCGGCCGTCGCCGAGGCGCTGGGCCTGCCCGGGATGAGCGTCGACGGCGCCCGCAACGCCCGTCACAAGCACCTCACCCGCCTCACCCTGGACGGCAAGGGCATCCGGCAGCCGCGCTTCGCGCACGTCTCCGACCCGACGAAGGTCGAGGCGGCCGTCCGCGAGATCGGCTTCCCGTGCGTGGTGAAGCCGTCCGACGGCACCGCCAGCCTGCACGTCCTGCACCTGAAGGACGAGGACGACCTGACGGCGTACCTGGCCGAGCTGGCGGAGGTCGTCGACTACGGGCGCGGCGTCGTACGCATCCCGGACATCCTGATCGAGGAGTTCGTCACCGGTGAGCTGATCTCGGTGGAGTCCTGCGTGCTCGGCGAGGGCGAGGTCGTCAACCTCGGGCTGACCGACCGTCCGCTGAGCGGCTTCCCGCACTTCATCGAGATGGGCGCCACGTACTTCACCGGACACCCGCTCCAGGACGAGCTGTTCGAGATGACCACGAAGGTCCTGAACGAGCTGGGCGTCGACTTCGGCTTCATCCACACCGAGTTCCTGCTCGGCCCGGACGGCCCGGTCCTGTGCGAGGTCAACGGCCGGCTCATCGGCGGCATCGTGCCGAGCCTGATGCAGATCAGCTCCGGCGTGGACGCCTACCTGGAGGTCATCCGTCAGGCCCTGGGCGAGCGCCCCGAACTGCCCTTCCCCGGCGAGACGATCGCGGGCGGCCACTGGTTCGGCTCGCCGGTCGCCGGCACCGTCGAGTCCATCGGTTTCGACGGCCTGAAGGACCTGCCCGGCTTCCACAGCGCCCTCGCCTACAAGAAGCCCGGCGTCGAGGTCGGCCGCCTCTCCAAGAGCAACTTCGACTGGATCGGCCACATCATCTTCACCGGCGCCGACCGCGACGAGGTCAACAAGCGCAACGAGGAGGCCCTGGACGCCATCGACCTCCGCCTGAAGGTCGAGGTGGCCCGATGA
- a CDS encoding thiamine pyrophosphate-dependent enzyme produces the protein MTTAVLEETLVGDDLVATLTERAVLARRLVVDMAASPRGCHLGGSLSVLDILIAALHRAAGDDGTEVVLSKGHAAAGLYAALHVSGILPENPAPLYGLAGHPYTGHPGPKVPGVRFPTGSLGHGVPYAAGWALSQRIGGGNGLGIAVAGDGELQEGLVWETCQVAAAQQLGNFVLVVDRNGGQNDGMVADISPLPRLAERFAAFGFDVTEVDGHDLGALTDLLAEDRSAARRPLAVIADTVKGKGVRAVEGKPGCHYVTIDEARAAKWKRAIR, from the coding sequence ATGACCACGGCCGTACTCGAGGAGACCCTGGTCGGGGACGACCTGGTGGCCACCCTCACCGAACGCGCCGTCCTGGCCCGCCGGCTGGTCGTCGACATGGCGGCGAGCCCGCGTGGCTGCCACCTCGGCGGCAGCCTCTCCGTCCTCGACATCCTGATCGCCGCGCTGCACCGCGCCGCCGGCGACGACGGCACCGAGGTGGTCCTCAGCAAGGGCCACGCGGCCGCCGGTCTCTACGCGGCCCTGCACGTCAGCGGCATCCTGCCGGAGAACCCGGCCCCGCTGTACGGCCTCGCCGGCCACCCCTACACCGGCCATCCCGGCCCCAAGGTGCCCGGCGTCCGCTTCCCCACCGGCAGCCTCGGCCACGGCGTTCCGTACGCCGCCGGCTGGGCGCTGTCGCAGCGGATCGGCGGGGGGAACGGGCTCGGCATCGCGGTCGCCGGGGACGGCGAACTGCAGGAGGGCCTGGTCTGGGAGACCTGCCAGGTCGCCGCCGCGCAGCAGCTGGGCAACTTCGTGCTCGTCGTGGACCGCAACGGCGGCCAGAACGACGGCATGGTCGCCGACATCTCGCCGCTGCCCCGGCTCGCCGAGCGGTTCGCCGCGTTCGGGTTCGACGTGACGGAGGTGGACGGCCACGACCTCGGGGCCCTCACCGACCTGCTGGCCGAGGACCGTTCGGCCGCCCGCAGGCCCCTGGCCGTCATCGCCGACACCGTCAAGGGCAAGGGCGTACGAGCCGTCGAGGGCAAGCCCGGCTGCCACTACGTGACCATCGACGAGGCGCGCGCCGCCAAGTGGAAGCGAGCGATCCGATGA
- a CDS encoding M20/M25/M40 family metallo-hydrolase produces MTTQMERPTGAGIEPPAHLNAPATAPVPAPTSVPAPVSGPVPTSAPVPASQAVPAPALTPQPTRRTLTPTRPLYVIKAGSATLDRGTIHKELADLVARGARVLLVAGGATGIERHYDAIGRPMPQLRLTSGDSVRYCPPEEMAHLVDAYERVTLPAVERDLRALGLSVFTSVAARGGLVTGRANRPLKALSAEGRTVVVRDHRAGVPTEVDTHGLTALLEAYDVVCLSPPVADPAGGAPLNVDADVLAAVLTGALGADHLRLVTGTAGLLTDPADPDSTLYDAYPGEGAKYAGGRMRQKVRAAEIAMKNSGADVAITGPHTMSEPSCWTRFWRTKEPAADLGLLTRVACVPSVSRDEAELAVYLAEWCRERGMDAHVDEAGNLVATRGDGPRRLLLLGHLDTVPHHWPAEWRDNELWARGSVDAKGSLANFLEVLAHADIPEDAQLRVVGAVEEEISSSKGAFHVRDRYPADAVVIGEPSGSGTLTLGYFGLFKLRVTASVASGHSAGMDAVSAPDHLIDVLGRIRTSVLAEAPDALSAVIDVQVENGRERSTATGILNFRVPPKVEVAALTAAALGHVRDDVRVEVLRATPGHAGGRSSALVKVFTRAFAQAGIRPRFVVKKGTSDMNTLATTWRDVPMVAYGPGDSALDHTDEERIDPMEYRTARSLLADAVHRWFALSEGSRR; encoded by the coding sequence ATGACGACGCAGATGGAAAGGCCGACGGGGGCGGGAATCGAGCCTCCGGCTCACCTCAACGCCCCGGCGACGGCCCCGGTCCCGGCTCCGACCTCGGTTCCGGCTCCGGTCTCGGGTCCGGTTCCGACCTCGGCTCCGGTTCCCGCCTCGCAGGCCGTCCCCGCCCCTGCCCTCACCCCCCAGCCGACCCGCCGCACCCTCACGCCCACCCGCCCCCTCTACGTCATCAAGGCCGGCAGCGCCACCCTCGACCGCGGCACCATCCACAAGGAGCTCGCGGACCTGGTGGCCCGGGGCGCCCGCGTGCTGCTCGTCGCGGGCGGGGCCACCGGGATCGAGCGGCACTACGACGCCATCGGCCGGCCGATGCCCCAACTCCGGCTGACCAGCGGTGACTCGGTGCGCTACTGCCCGCCGGAGGAGATGGCGCACCTGGTGGACGCCTACGAGCGGGTCACACTGCCCGCCGTGGAGCGGGACCTGCGGGCGCTCGGGCTGAGCGTGTTCACCTCCGTCGCCGCGCGCGGCGGGCTGGTGACCGGCAGGGCGAACCGTCCGCTGAAGGCGTTGTCCGCCGAGGGCCGGACCGTGGTCGTACGCGACCACCGGGCCGGGGTGCCGACGGAGGTCGACACCCACGGGCTGACGGCGCTGCTGGAGGCGTACGACGTCGTGTGTCTGTCGCCGCCGGTCGCCGACCCGGCCGGTGGTGCCCCGCTGAACGTGGACGCCGATGTGCTCGCCGCCGTCCTCACCGGCGCGCTCGGCGCCGACCATCTGCGGCTGGTCACCGGTACCGCCGGGCTGCTGACCGACCCGGCCGACCCGGACTCGACGCTGTACGACGCCTATCCGGGCGAGGGCGCGAAGTACGCGGGCGGCAGGATGCGGCAGAAGGTGCGGGCCGCCGAGATCGCCATGAAGAACAGCGGCGCGGACGTCGCCATCACCGGCCCGCACACGATGAGCGAGCCGTCCTGCTGGACCCGGTTCTGGCGGACGAAGGAGCCGGCGGCCGATCTCGGGCTGCTCACCCGGGTGGCGTGCGTGCCGTCGGTCTCGCGCGACGAGGCCGAACTCGCCGTCTACCTGGCGGAGTGGTGCCGGGAACGCGGCATGGACGCCCATGTCGACGAGGCGGGCAATCTGGTCGCCACCCGTGGCGACGGGCCCCGGCGGCTGCTGCTGCTCGGCCATCTCGACACGGTGCCGCACCACTGGCCGGCCGAGTGGCGTGACAACGAGCTGTGGGCGCGGGGCAGTGTCGACGCCAAGGGCAGCCTGGCGAACTTCCTGGAGGTGCTCGCCCACGCGGACATCCCCGAGGACGCCCAACTGCGCGTGGTCGGCGCGGTGGAGGAGGAGATCTCCTCCTCCAAGGGTGCCTTCCACGTGCGCGACCGGTACCCGGCCGACGCCGTCGTCATCGGCGAGCCCAGCGGCTCGGGGACCCTGACCCTCGGCTACTTCGGGCTGTTCAAGCTCCGGGTGACGGCATCCGTGGCCAGCGGCCACTCCGCCGGGATGGACGCCGTGTCGGCGCCGGACCACCTGATCGACGTGCTCGGCCGTATCCGGACCTCGGTGCTGGCCGAGGCGCCGGACGCGCTCAGCGCGGTCATCGACGTCCAGGTGGAGAACGGGCGGGAGCGCAGCACCGCCACCGGGATCCTCAACTTCCGGGTGCCGCCCAAGGTCGAGGTGGCGGCGCTCACAGCCGCCGCGCTGGGCCATGTCCGCGACGACGTGCGCGTCGAGGTGCTGCGGGCCACCCCCGGGCACGCCGGCGGCCGGTCCAGTGCCCTGGTCAAGGTCTTCACGCGGGCCTTCGCGCAGGCCGGGATCAGGCCCCGCTTCGTGGTGAAGAAGGGCACGTCCGACATGAACACGCTGGCCACCACCTGGCGCGACGTGCCGATGGTGGCGTACGGGCCCGGGGACTCCGCGCTCGACCACACCGACGAGGAACGCATCGACCCCATGGAGTACCGCACCGCCCGCTCCCTGCTCGCCGACGCGGTCCACCGGTGGTTCGCCCTGTCCGAGGGGAGCCGACGATGA
- the argC gene encoding N-acetyl-gamma-glutamyl-phosphate reductase, which produces MADTDLNTYAHDKIRVAVVGASGYTGGEVIRLLLEHPNVELAFLSAERAAGAAIGAVHPWLRNHPKAGGLKFRPLAELADVDPVDVAFGCLPTGALPERLPLIAAHAKRVLNLGGDFRLRAEDEVRAHYPKTAEHPPLEDFAYYVPELSAGIPDGRFVNLPGCMAVTTIYALYPLFAGAEPLATDKVVVDAKTGSTGGGRGSNEPPAERSGNFRVHKLYGHRHAPEVRQALTDFTGAAVDLRFSTHSLDVARGILVTAYAELRDGVTSLDVKRAYAKAYVGKPFVRVRPAPKAPQDFPMLKAVVGSNVAEVAIAVQGGQVVAVAALDNLIKGAAGQAVQAMNLISGFDETAGLPTTAVSP; this is translated from the coding sequence TTGGCTGACACCGACCTCAACACGTATGCGCACGACAAGATCCGCGTCGCCGTCGTCGGTGCCAGCGGATACACCGGGGGCGAGGTCATCCGGCTGCTCCTGGAGCACCCGAACGTGGAACTCGCCTTCCTCTCCGCCGAGCGGGCGGCCGGTGCCGCCATCGGTGCGGTGCACCCGTGGCTGCGCAACCATCCGAAGGCGGGCGGGCTGAAGTTCCGGCCGCTGGCAGAGCTGGCGGACGTCGACCCCGTCGATGTGGCCTTCGGGTGTCTGCCCACCGGAGCGCTGCCCGAGCGGTTGCCGTTGATCGCGGCGCACGCCAAGCGGGTGCTGAACCTGGGCGGTGACTTCCGGCTGCGGGCCGAGGACGAGGTGCGGGCGCACTACCCGAAGACCGCCGAGCATCCGCCGCTGGAGGACTTCGCCTACTACGTACCGGAGTTGAGCGCCGGGATACCGGACGGGCGGTTCGTGAACCTGCCCGGCTGCATGGCCGTCACGACGATCTACGCCCTGTATCCGCTGTTCGCCGGGGCCGAGCCCCTCGCGACCGACAAGGTCGTCGTCGACGCCAAGACCGGCTCCACCGGCGGCGGACGTGGCAGCAACGAGCCTCCCGCCGAGCGCAGCGGGAACTTCCGGGTGCACAAGCTGTACGGGCACCGGCACGCGCCCGAGGTCCGTCAGGCCCTCACCGACTTCACCGGCGCGGCCGTGGACCTGCGGTTCTCCACCCACAGCCTGGACGTGGCCCGGGGCATCCTGGTCACCGCGTACGCCGAACTCCGCGACGGCGTCACCTCGTTGGACGTCAAGCGGGCCTACGCCAAGGCGTATGTCGGCAAGCCGTTCGTACGGGTCCGCCCGGCGCCCAAGGCGCCGCAGGACTTCCCGATGCTCAAGGCGGTCGTCGGCTCGAACGTCGCCGAGGTCGCCATCGCCGTCCAGGGCGGCCAGGTCGTCGCCGTCGCCGCCCTCGACAACCTCATCAAGGGCGCCGCCGGCCAGGCCGTCCAGGCGATGAACCTCATCAGCGGCTTCGACGAGACGGCCGGCCTGCCGACGACGGCGGTGTCACCATGA